One Pararge aegeria chromosome 1, ilParAegt1.1, whole genome shotgun sequence genomic region harbors:
- the LOC120637670 gene encoding protein ALP1-like: MDSDEEALLLLLLLRRRRRRRRQKRKFWVHPILQLREQRGQFHHLFMELRSDEEKFFNYFRMSKSSFDELYNILKSHIKREDTIMRRSIEPEERLAVTLRYLATGCTFMDLQYSFRIASTTIGKIVRDVCRNIWIHMKDMCMEQLTKDKWKDIINGFKKNAQFPNCLGAVDGKHIRIIQPAQSGSSYYNYKNYFSIILLAVCDSNHMFTFVDIGSYGRHADSTIFEESCLYKMLQEKKLNIPPPSAISQNGPLLPNVFIGDEAFSLQENLMRPYGGKNLPEKKKIFNYRLSRARRYIECTFGILANKWRIFHRPLNVNVDFAVDIVKSSCVLHNYVKQRDGNKFEDTFEGLPYSIIHSTQQVRPGGPMLTTIREEFANYFVSEEGKLDWQWNMI, from the exons ATGGATTCTGACGAGGAAGCACTGCTTTTGCTGCTCCTGCTCAGGCGGAGACGACGGCGGCGACgtcaaaagagaaaattttGGGTTCATCCAATTTTGCAATTAAGAGAACAACGTGGACAATTCCATCATTTGTTTATGGAACTTAGAAGTGATGAAGAAAAATTTTTCAACTATTTTAGAATGTCAAAGTCTTCGTTTGATgaattgtataatatactaaagtctcACATTAAACGGGAAGACACAATTATGAGGAGAAGTATCGAACCTGAAGAAAGACTAGCAGTAACATTgag gtaTTTGGCAACTGGATGTACATTTATGGATTTGCAATATAGTTTTAGAATAGCATCAACAACAATAGGTAAGATAGTGAGGGATGTTTGCAGAAATATATGGATACATATGAAGGATATGTGTATGGAACAACTAACTAAAGATAAATGGAAAGACATAATAAATGGTTTCAAAAAAAATGCTCAGTTTCCGAACTGCCTCGGTGCCGTTGATGGCaaacatattagaataataCAACCCGCGCAAAGTGGATCgtcatattataactataaaaattatttttcgataATACTTCTAGCAGTATGTGATAGTAATCATATGTTCACTTTCGTGGATATAGGCTCATATGGAAGGCACGCTGACTCGACTATTTTCGAAGAGAGTTgtctatataaaatgttacaagaaaaaaagttaaatatacctCCACCTTCTGCAATATCACAAAATGGACCGTTATTACCGAATGTGTTTATTGGGGATGAAGCGTTTAGCTTGCAGGAAAATTTAATGCGTCCATATGGTGGCAAGAATTtaccagagaaaaaaaaaatttttaactatCGGTTATCACGTGCGAGGCGATATATTGAATGCACGTTTGGCATATTAGCTAATAAATGGCGGATCTTTCATAGACCACTCAACGTCAACGTTGATTTCGCAGTGGATATAGTAAAATCATCGTGTGTTCTTCACAACTACGTAAAACAACGAGATGGAAATAAATTTGAGGATACGTTTGAGGGTCTTCCTTATTCTATAATACATTCAACCCAGCAAGTTCGTCCAGGTGGACCTATGTTAACAACAATCCGTGAAGAATTTGCTAATTACTTTGTGAGCGAAGAAGGCAAACTAGATTGGCAATGGAATATGATATAA
- the LOC120637684 gene encoding uncharacterized protein LOC120637684 — protein sequence MEGVCDSDALISAIKTQELIWNYKLKEHSDKIKKNNAWAIICAQVIENFDEKPVEEKNQIAMLIQKKWKTLRDGYTRYAKKIKPKSGSAALNIRPYAYYQQMSFLKAIIEDRPDKTNSLQESEHTEITSGETENGQNKIPRERNKRKLTTKITDENVLIEKLSKRLDEKTQNSRIDNEDEDKLFLLSLVGEFKKINEHYKLDAKTEILNVVKYFKGMTNHTYPSSYGDRGYSSFNDYRGPWGYNTGPSTSTSVPGPSRSATGPSTSMADDQNSQFEDLSSCSVMSDDVISNIFNE from the exons ATGGAGGGCGTGTGCGATAGTGATGCCCTTATTAGCGCAATTAAAACGCAAGAACTTATTTGGAACTATAAACTTAAGGAACACAGcgacaaaataaagaagaacaatGCATGGGCAATTATTTGTGCCCAAGTAATTGAGAACTTTGATGAAAAACcagttgaagaaaaaaatcaaatcg ccatgttaatacagaaaaaatggaaaacatTAAGAGATGGATACACCAGAtatgctaaaaaaattaaaccaaagagTGGTTCAGCAGCCCTCAACATTCGGCCATATGCATATTATCAGCAGATGTCTTTTTTAAAGGCAATAATAGAAGATAGACCCGacaaaacaaatagtttacAAGAGAGTGAGCACACTGAAATTACGTCCGGAGAAACCGAAAatggtcaaaataaaatacccagagaaagaaacaaaagaaaattaactaCTAAAATCACAGATGAGAACgtcttaattgaaaaattatccaAACGTTTAGATGAAAAAACGCAGAATTCGCGcattgataatgaagatgaagataaattgtttttactatcattagttggcgaattcaaaaaaattaatgagcATTATAAATTAGATGCTAAGACCGAAATACTTAACGTAGTGAAATACTTTAAAGGGATGACAAATCACACATATCCTTCGAGTTATGGTGACAGGGGATATTCATCGTTTAATGATTATCGTGGACCATGGGGTTATAATACTGGCCCCTCTACCTCTACATCAGTGCCTGGTCCCTCTAGATCAGCAACCGGCCCCTCTACATCAATGGCTGATGACCAAAATTCTCAATTTGAAGACCTTTCATCATGTTCTGTAATGTCCGATGAtgtaatttccaatatttttaatgaataa